From one uncultured Bacteroides sp. genomic stretch:
- a CDS encoding glutamate-5-semialdehyde dehydrogenase, whose protein sequence is MDLKETFQAVQSASRKLAFLNDHQINEILIALADAAEVQTQLILSGNQKDLAKMETSNPKYDRLMLTEERIKGIASDIRNVAILPSPLGRTLLKTTRPNGIELSKVSVPFGVIGIIYEARPNVSFDVFSLCLKSGNACVLKGGSDADYSNRAIVKIIHSVLEKFEVDTHIVELLPADREATSQLLNAVGYVDLLIPRGSSSLIQFVRQHATIPVIETGAGVCHTYFDEFGDLKKGAAIINNAKTRRVGVCNALDCVIIHEKRLLDLPSLCEPLQKSKVVIYADKRAYKILDGHYPADLLKLATPESYGTEFLSYTMSIKSVKDITEALEHIFRNGSKHSECIVTENAENANLFTKSVDAACVYTNVSTAFTDGAQFGLGAEIGISTQKLHARGPMGLEELTSYKWIIKGDGQVRQ, encoded by the coding sequence ATGGATTTAAAAGAAACTTTTCAGGCTGTTCAGTCGGCAAGCAGAAAACTTGCTTTTCTGAATGATCATCAGATTAATGAAATATTAATTGCGTTGGCCGATGCGGCTGAAGTGCAAACTCAGCTAATCCTTTCCGGAAATCAGAAGGATTTAGCAAAGATGGAAACGAGTAACCCTAAGTATGACCGCTTGATGCTTACCGAAGAACGTATCAAAGGAATTGCTAGTGACATACGTAATGTAGCTATTCTTCCTTCACCGCTTGGACGTACATTGCTTAAAACAACAAGACCTAATGGTATAGAATTGTCTAAGGTAAGTGTCCCTTTTGGTGTGATAGGTATTATCTACGAAGCTCGTCCCAATGTTAGCTTCGATGTATTCTCCTTATGTCTGAAGAGTGGCAATGCTTGTGTGCTGAAAGGTGGTAGCGATGCCGATTATTCAAATCGGGCAATTGTGAAGATTATCCATTCTGTTCTGGAGAAATTTGAGGTGGACACTCATATTGTAGAACTTCTTCCGGCTGACAGAGAGGCAACCTCTCAACTGCTCAACGCTGTGGGATACGTAGACTTGCTGATACCCCGCGGAAGCAGCAGCCTGATTCAGTTTGTCCGTCAGCATGCCACCATCCCGGTTATTGAAACAGGAGCCGGTGTATGCCATACTTATTTTGATGAATTTGGTGATCTTAAAAAGGGAGCTGCGATTATTAATAATGCAAAGACCCGAAGAGTGGGTGTGTGCAATGCGTTAGATTGCGTGATTATTCATGAAAAAAGGTTGTTGGATCTGCCTTCTCTTTGCGAACCATTGCAGAAAAGCAAGGTGGTGATTTATGCAGATAAGAGAGCATATAAAATATTGGATGGCCATTATCCTGCCGATTTGCTGAAACTTGCCACACCCGAAAGTTACGGTACAGAATTCCTTTCTTATACAATGTCCATAAAGAGTGTGAAAGATATAACTGAGGCTCTTGAACATATCTTCAGAAACGGTTCCAAACACAGTGAATGTATTGTGACTGAGAATGCTGAAAATGCCAATCTATTCACAAAGTCAGTTGATGCCGCTTGTGTTTATACCAACGTCTCCACTGCATTTACAGATGGCGCACAGTTTGGTTTGGGTGCGGAAATAGGTATCAGTACTCAGAAACTTCATGCCCGTGGTCCAATGGGGCTCGAAGAGCTGACTTCCTATAAATGGATAATTAAAGGAGATGGTCAGGTAAGACAATAG
- a CDS encoding acetylornithine carbamoyltransferase: MRNFTNVHDLGDLQSALREAFEIKKDRFKYVELGRNKTLLMIFFNSSLRTRLSTQKAAMNLGMNVIVLDVNQGAWKLETERGVIMDGDKTEHLLEAIPVMGCYCDIIGVRSFARFENKDDDYNEVIINQFIKYSGRPVFSMEAATRHPLQSFADLITIEEYKKTARPKVVMTWAPHPRPLPQAVPNSFVEWMNVTDYEFVITHPKGYELADQFVGNARVEYDQMKALEGADFVYAKSWGAYEDDFYGQVLSKDRAWTVSADHMAVTNNAYFMHCLPVRRNMIVTDDVIESPQSIVIPEAANREISATVVLKRILEGLE, from the coding sequence ATGAGAAATTTTACAAACGTGCACGATTTAGGTGATCTGCAGTCAGCTTTAAGAGAAGCTTTTGAGATAAAGAAAGATCGTTTCAAATATGTAGAGTTAGGAAGGAACAAAACTCTCTTGATGATATTCTTCAATTCCAGCCTTCGTACTCGTCTGAGTACACAAAAGGCAGCAATGAATCTTGGAATGAACGTGATTGTACTCGATGTAAATCAAGGAGCATGGAAACTGGAAACTGAGAGAGGAGTGATTATGGACGGTGATAAGACAGAGCATCTTCTGGAAGCCATTCCGGTAATGGGCTGCTACTGTGATATTATCGGTGTGCGCTCTTTTGCCCGTTTTGAGAATAAAGACGATGATTATAATGAAGTAATTATCAATCAGTTTATTAAGTATTCCGGTCGCCCGGTATTCTCTATGGAAGCAGCTACCCGTCATCCATTACAGAGCTTTGCCGACTTAATTACTATTGAAGAATATAAGAAAACAGCACGTCCTAAAGTTGTAATGACCTGGGCTCCACATCCACGTCCACTTCCTCAGGCTGTTCCAAACTCTTTTGTAGAGTGGATGAATGTTACGGATTATGAATTCGTAATCACCCATCCGAAAGGTTACGAGCTTGCAGACCAATTTGTGGGCAATGCACGAGTTGAATACGATCAGATGAAAGCTTTGGAAGGAGCCGACTTTGTATACGCAAAGAGCTGGGGCGCTTATGAAGACGATTTCTACGGACAAGTATTGAGCAAAGACCGTGCATGGACAGTAAGTGCAGACCACATGGCAGTGACCAATAATGCCTACTTTATGCACTGCCTGCCGGTTAGAAGAAATATGATTGTAACGGACGACGTAATAGAAAGTCCACAATCCATTGTAATTCCCGAAGCTGCCAACCGTGAGATCTCGGCAACGGTGGTACTTAAACGAATTTTAGAAGGGCTTGAATAA
- the proC gene encoding pyrroline-5-carboxylate reductase, producing the protein MKIAIIGAGNMGGAIARGLVQGTKVKAVDITVANPTNGKLDALKSFNADINVTNSNHVAAEVADIIILAVKPWLVKLVLEGIRFNSQKQILVTVAAGVSFTEYTKIIGEEATIFRVIPNTAISLLESTTLIASHNASNEQEQYILDIFDEMGLAMIINESQMSAATALTSCGIAYVLKYIHAAVEAGVEMGIYPKDAQKMVAQSVKGAAELLLQNDTHPAIEIDKVTTPGGLTIKGLNELEHAGFSSAIIRAMKASR; encoded by the coding sequence ATGAAGATAGCAATAATAGGAGCCGGTAATATGGGGGGAGCGATTGCTCGAGGCCTCGTACAAGGTACCAAGGTAAAAGCTGTTGATATAACAGTTGCTAACCCTACTAATGGAAAACTCGACGCACTAAAATCATTTAATGCGGACATAAATGTTACTAACAGCAATCATGTTGCGGCCGAAGTTGCCGATATTATTATTCTGGCAGTTAAACCATGGCTGGTTAAGCTTGTGCTGGAAGGAATCAGGTTCAATTCACAAAAGCAGATTCTGGTTACAGTAGCCGCTGGCGTTTCTTTTACTGAATATACCAAGATTATCGGTGAAGAGGCAACCATTTTCAGGGTTATTCCTAATACAGCTATTTCCCTTCTTGAGAGCACCACGCTGATAGCATCACATAATGCATCGAATGAGCAGGAACAGTATATTCTTGATATTTTTGATGAAATGGGGCTGGCAATGATTATTAACGAATCACAGATGAGCGCAGCTACAGCGCTTACTTCGTGTGGCATTGCTTATGTGCTGAAATATATTCACGCAGCTGTTGAGGCCGGAGTAGAGATGGGAATTTACCCGAAAGATGCTCAGAAAATGGTGGCGCAATCTGTAAAGGGAGCTGCAGAACTTCTTCTGCAGAATGATACTCACCCTGCCATTGAGATTGACAAGGTAACGACGCCGGGTGGACTAACAATCAAAGGACTTAATGAATTAGAACATGCAGGCTTCAGCTCGGCTATTATCCGAGCTATGAAAGCAAGCAGATAA
- the proB gene encoding glutamate 5-kinase has translation MAYQFTRIAVKIGSNVLTRKDGTLDITRMSALVDQISELRKSGVEVILVSSGAVASGRSEIRASKKLDSVDQRQLFSAVGQAKLINRYYELFREHKIPVGQVLTTKENFGTRRHYLNQKNCMSVMLDNGVIPIVNENDTISVSELMFTDNDELSGLIASMMDAQALIILSNIDGIYNGSPSDPDSSVIAEVEHGKDLSDYIQTEKSGFGRGGMLTKTNIARKVADEGITVIIANGKRDNILVDLLKKPKTTICTRFIPSTQEVSSIKKWIAHSEGFAKGELHINEQATRIINSNKAVSILPVGITSIEGEFEKDDIVRILDFKGKQIGVGKASFDSAEAREMIGKHGLKPIVHYDYLYIE, from the coding sequence ATGGCGTATCAATTTACAAGAATAGCAGTAAAGATAGGCAGTAATGTGTTGACACGTAAGGATGGTACACTGGATATCACCCGAATGTCAGCTTTAGTCGATCAGATTTCTGAACTGCGTAAATCGGGGGTAGAAGTAATTCTAGTCTCTTCCGGTGCTGTTGCTTCTGGAAGAAGTGAAATCCGTGCCTCGAAGAAACTGGATAGTGTGGATCAACGTCAGCTGTTTTCTGCTGTGGGACAGGCCAAACTGATAAACCGTTACTATGAGCTTTTTCGAGAGCATAAAATTCCCGTAGGCCAGGTACTTACTACCAAGGAAAATTTTGGTACAAGACGTCATTATCTCAATCAGAAGAATTGCATGTCGGTGATGCTTGATAATGGAGTAATTCCCATTGTCAACGAGAATGATACCATTTCCGTATCCGAACTGATGTTTACCGATAATGATGAACTCTCCGGGCTGATAGCCAGCATGATGGATGCTCAGGCGCTTATTATTCTGAGCAATATTGACGGAATTTATAACGGTTCACCTTCTGATCCTGATTCATCAGTTATTGCCGAAGTGGAGCATGGAAAAGATCTTTCAGACTATATACAAACAGAAAAATCAGGTTTTGGAAGAGGAGGTATGCTTACCAAGACCAATATTGCACGTAAAGTGGCCGATGAGGGAATCACGGTGATTATTGCCAATGGCAAGCGGGACAATATTCTGGTTGATTTGCTGAAGAAACCTAAGACTACCATCTGCACCCGGTTTATCCCTTCCACTCAGGAAGTATCGAGCATAAAAAAATGGATTGCCCATAGTGAAGGCTTTGCCAAAGGCGAGCTGCATATTAACGAACAGGCTACCCGGATCATCAATTCAAATAAGGCGGTGAGTATTCTTCCAGTAGGAATTACTAGCATTGAAGGCGAATTTGAGAAAGACGATATTGTTCGTATTCTCGACTTTAAAGGCAAACAAATAGGAGTGGGCAAGGCTTCCTTTGATTCTGCTGAGGCCAGAGAAATGATTGGCAAACATGGTTTAAAACCGATTGTGCATTATGATTATCTTTATATAGAATAA
- a CDS encoding AMP-binding protein: MIERFLEKTEFTSQEDFEKNYKLKIPANFNFAYDVVDAWAAEQPDKLALLWTNDKNECHRFTFAEMKELTDKTASYFLSLGIKKDDKVMVILKRRYEFWLTIIALHKIGAVIIPATHLLTKKDIVYRNNAADIMTIVADGDELIIGHINDAMSESPSMVHRISIGPVIPEGWEDFHEGIDNAAPFIRPEHVNDNDDIMLISFTSGTTGNAKMVAHTFIYPLGHIVTAKYWHNLHEGSLHLTIADTGWLKALWGKLYGQWIAGATVFVYDHEKFTPSAILEKIHEYHITSLCAPPTIFRFLIREDLTKYDLSSLEYCEIAGEALNPAVYDQFYQLTGIKLREGYGQSETTLVVFTSPWMEPKPGSMGVPSPNYDVDLLTPDGRSAEEGEQGQIVIHLDKAFPIGLSKEYYRNEELTKEAYHDNKYYTGDLAWRDQDGYLWFVGRADDVIKSSGYRIGPFEVESALMTHPAVVECAITGVPDEIRGQVVKATIILSKEYKAKAGDELAKELQDHVKKVTAPYKYPRVIEFVDELPKTISGKIRRVEIRDKDKEVKK; the protein is encoded by the coding sequence ATGATCGAAAGATTTTTAGAAAAAACAGAGTTTACCTCGCAGGAAGATTTCGAAAAGAATTATAAACTTAAGATACCTGCGAACTTTAACTTTGCTTATGATGTAGTAGATGCATGGGCTGCTGAGCAACCTGACAAATTGGCCTTGTTATGGACCAATGACAAAAACGAGTGTCATCGCTTCACTTTTGCTGAGATGAAAGAACTGACTGATAAAACAGCCTCTTATTTCCTTTCATTAGGTATTAAGAAAGATGATAAAGTAATGGTTATTCTGAAGCGCAGATATGAGTTCTGGCTTACAATTATTGCTTTGCATAAGATTGGAGCTGTAATTATCCCTGCAACCCACTTGCTTACCAAGAAAGATATTGTATATCGTAACAATGCTGCAGATATTATGACCATCGTGGCTGATGGCGATGAACTGATTATTGGTCATATCAATGATGCCATGTCGGAATCTCCATCAATGGTACATCGCATATCAATTGGACCGGTTATTCCTGAAGGTTGGGAAGACTTCCACGAAGGAATAGACAATGCAGCACCATTTATTCGCCCGGAACATGTGAATGATAATGATGACATTATGCTTATTAGTTTTACCTCCGGTACAACAGGTAATGCTAAAATGGTGGCACATACTTTTATTTATCCTCTGGGACATATTGTCACTGCTAAATATTGGCATAATCTTCATGAAGGAAGTTTGCACCTAACCATTGCCGATACCGGTTGGTTAAAGGCTCTTTGGGGAAAATTATATGGTCAGTGGATTGCAGGTGCTACTGTTTTTGTTTACGATCATGAGAAATTTACTCCTTCGGCCATACTTGAGAAGATACATGAATATCATATTACTTCTCTTTGTGCTCCTCCCACAATCTTCCGTTTTCTGATTCGTGAAGATCTAACTAAATATGATCTTTCTTCTTTAGAATATTGTGAGATTGCAGGTGAAGCTTTGAATCCGGCTGTTTACGATCAGTTTTATCAGTTAACGGGCATTAAGCTCAGAGAAGGTTACGGTCAGAGTGAGACTACACTTGTGGTATTTACATCTCCATGGATGGAACCAAAACCAGGAAGTATGGGTGTTCCTAGTCCAAATTATGATGTTGATTTACTTACACCGGATGGAAGATCTGCTGAAGAAGGCGAACAAGGTCAAATTGTTATCCATCTGGATAAGGCATTCCCCATTGGCTTGAGTAAGGAATATTACAGAAACGAAGAGCTGACAAAAGAGGCTTATCATGATAATAAGTATTATACAGGTGACTTAGCCTGGAGAGATCAGGATGGTTATTTGTGGTTCGTAGGTCGTGCGGATGATGTAATTAAGAGTTCTGGTTACCGTATAGGCCCATTTGAAGTGGAAAGTGCTTTGATGACTCACCCGGCTGTTGTGGAATGTGCCATTACCGGTGTTCCTGATGAGATTCGCGGACAGGTGGTGAAAGCAACAATTATTCTGTCCAAGGAATACAAAGCCAAGGCTGGTGATGAACTGGCAAAAGAACTTCAGGATCATGTGAAGAAGGTAACAGCTCCTTATAAATATCCTCGTGTGATTGAGTTTGTTGACGAATTGCCTAAAACAATAAGTGGTAAGATTCGTCGTGTAGAAATCCGCGATAAGGATAAAGAAGTTAAGAAGTAA
- a CDS encoding pyridoxal phosphate-dependent aminotransferase, giving the protein MRITNPQVEQMTPFIVMDVLEKANEMQKEGISIIHLEVGEPDFDIPACVAQSAKAAYDNHHTHYTHSLGHPDLRNAIADFYKKEYDVTVDPECIVVTCGSSPAILLTLMLLCEPESEVIMSNPGYACYRNFTLAAHANPVLVPLRAANGFQYDVEDIKKSITPLTRGIFINSPMNPTGTLLEESFFKEVSSLGVPVISDEIYHGLVYEGKARSILEFTNKAFVLNGFSKRFAMTGLRLGYLIAPKEYMRPLQKLQQNLFICAPSIAQQAGITALKEAGEDVEKMKAIYNERRIYMISRLKEMGFKIDVEPKGAFYIFCDARKFTKDSYKFAFEILEHAHVGVTPGVDFGTSGEGYIRFSYANSIENIKEGMDRIEAYLRTIQ; this is encoded by the coding sequence ATGAGAATTACAAACCCACAAGTGGAACAGATGACCCCGTTCATTGTAATGGACGTACTGGAGAAAGCAAATGAAATGCAGAAAGAGGGAATATCTATTATCCACCTGGAAGTTGGTGAACCCGACTTTGATATTCCGGCATGTGTGGCTCAATCAGCCAAAGCAGCTTATGACAATCACCACACACATTACACTCACTCTTTAGGTCATCCCGACCTTCGGAACGCCATTGCCGATTTTTATAAGAAGGAATATGATGTAACGGTAGATCCTGAATGCATCGTTGTTACATGCGGCTCCTCACCTGCCATTCTGCTCACGCTTATGCTACTTTGTGAGCCTGAAAGCGAAGTGATTATGTCCAATCCCGGTTATGCCTGCTACCGGAATTTCACACTGGCCGCACATGCCAATCCAGTATTGGTACCTTTGCGTGCAGCAAACGGATTTCAGTATGACGTTGAGGATATAAAGAAAAGTATTACTCCTCTTACCCGGGGAATATTCATTAATTCACCTATGAACCCTACCGGAACACTCCTGGAAGAATCTTTCTTTAAAGAAGTTTCATCACTTGGGGTCCCAGTAATATCTGATGAGATCTATCACGGACTGGTATACGAAGGTAAGGCAAGAAGCATTCTTGAGTTTACCAACAAGGCTTTTGTACTAAACGGATTTTCAAAACGCTTTGCAATGACCGGACTTCGTCTTGGATATCTCATTGCACCCAAAGAATATATGCGTCCCTTACAAAAGCTGCAGCAGAACTTATTTATCTGTGCACCAAGCATTGCCCAGCAAGCCGGCATCACCGCACTCAAAGAGGCTGGAGAAGATGTGGAGAAAATGAAAGCTATCTACAATGAGCGACGGATATACATGATCTCCCGCCTGAAAGAGATGGGATTTAAAATTGATGTAGAACCCAAAGGTGCCTTTTATATTTTCTGCGATGCCCGCAAGTTCACTAAAGATTCTTATAAGTTTGCTTTCGAGATTCTGGAACATGCACATGTGGGAGTTACTCCCGGAGTAGATTTTGGTACTTCCGGTGAGGGATACATTCGCTTCTCATATGCCAATTCAATAGAAAACATTAAAGAAGGAATGGATCGGATTGAAGCATATCTAAGAACAATCCAGTAA
- a CDS encoding XRE family transcriptional regulator, with the protein MDEQIKQIAERLRGLRDVLELTVEDVARDCELSLEEYVQAESGESDISVSMLQKVARKYGVALDALMFGEEPKMSTYFLTRAGMGTSIERTKAYKYQSLAAGFKDRKADPFIVTVEPKDEECPITFNAHAGQEFNLVCSGRMLLNINGKELILNEGDSIYFDSKQPHGMKALDGKSVRFLAMII; encoded by the coding sequence ATGGACGAACAAATAAAACAAATTGCAGAACGATTACGTGGATTGCGTGACGTACTTGAACTAACAGTAGAGGATGTTGCCAGAGATTGCGAACTCTCTCTTGAAGAATATGTACAGGCTGAGAGTGGTGAATCAGATATTTCAGTAAGTATGTTACAAAAGGTGGCTCGTAAATATGGAGTGGCACTTGATGCGCTGATGTTTGGCGAAGAACCTAAGATGAGTACCTATTTTCTTACCCGTGCCGGGATGGGAACGTCTATCGAAAGAACAAAAGCGTACAAGTATCAATCACTTGCAGCTGGTTTTAAGGACAGAAAGGCTGATCCGTTCATTGTGACGGTAGAACCTAAGGATGAAGAGTGCCCGATTACTTTTAACGCTCATGCCGGACAAGAATTTAATCTTGTTTGTTCTGGTCGTATGCTTCTTAATATTAATGGTAAAGAGTTGATTTTAAATGAGGGCGACAGCATTTATTTTGATTCAAAACAGCCACATGGAATGAAAGCACTTGATGGTAAATCGGTGAGATTCCTTGCTATGATTATTTAA
- a CDS encoding alpha/beta hydrolase yields the protein MTHKKYLIALLLTLFCSCCAVAQNAATYLYEYNIPYKSQAKDAYEQSRCKLDLYYPGNVKDFPTVVWFHGGGLEGGEKYFPKELMDKGVAIIAVNYRLSPKATNPAYTDDAAAAVAWAFNNIRKYGGSTKQIFVSGHSAGGYLTLMLGLDKSYLAKYNVDADSVAAYFPISGQTTTHYTIRKERGLPLDLPVIDTYAPSNHARKDASPMVLITGDRDLEMSARYEENAHLAAVLKSVGNKNTELYELKGFDHGTVVAPACYLIIEHIKKMCKIE from the coding sequence ATGACACACAAAAAATACCTTATTGCCCTTTTACTCACTCTGTTCTGTTCATGCTGTGCAGTTGCACAAAATGCCGCAACCTATCTCTATGAATATAACATCCCCTATAAATCACAGGCAAAAGATGCATACGAACAAAGCCGTTGTAAACTGGATCTTTACTATCCTGGAAATGTGAAAGATTTCCCTACTGTAGTATGGTTTCATGGTGGCGGACTTGAGGGAGGCGAAAAATACTTCCCCAAAGAGCTCATGGATAAAGGTGTTGCCATTATAGCCGTTAATTACCGTCTGAGTCCCAAAGCAACCAATCCTGCATATACAGATGATGCTGCAGCTGCAGTGGCATGGGCTTTTAATAATATCCGGAAGTATGGAGGGAGTACTAAACAGATTTTTGTTTCAGGTCATTCTGCCGGCGGCTATCTTACATTAATGCTAGGTCTGGATAAAAGCTACCTTGCAAAATATAATGTAGATGCTGACAGTGTGGCTGCTTATTTCCCAATCAGTGGTCAGACTACTACACATTACACCATTCGGAAAGAAAGAGGCTTGCCTCTTGATTTGCCTGTCATAGATACTTATGCACCTTCTAATCATGCGCGTAAAGATGCTTCTCCAATGGTTTTAATTACCGGTGACCGGGATTTGGAAATGTCTGCCCGATATGAAGAAAATGCTCATCTGGCTGCTGTCCTAAAATCAGTAGGAAACAAAAACACGGAGTTGTACGAATTGAAAGGATTTGATCATGGAACGGTAGTTGCTCCGGCTTGCTATTTGATTATTGAACATATAAAAAAGATGTGTAAAATTGAATAG
- a CDS encoding aminotransferase class III-fold pyridoxal phosphate-dependent enzyme, translating to MKLFDVYPLFDINIVKGKGCKVWDDKGNEYLDLYGGHAVISIGHSHPHYVEMIQQQVAELGFYSNSVVNKLQQQIAERVGAISEYEDYSFFMINSGAEANENALKLASFHNGRKRVVSFSKSFHGRTSAAVRTTDNPKIVAPINEGIDVTFLALNDIDGVRSELEKKDVCAVIIEGIQGIGGIKVPDNSFMQELRKLCTETGTILILDEIQSGYGRSGKFFAHQFAGIRPDIITVAKGIGNGFPMGGVLISPIFTPVYGMLGTTFGGNHLSCAAALAVLDVIENENLMENAAKVGAHLMKELKQFPQIKEVRGEGLMIGLEFAEPIKELRSRLLFEQKVFTGVSGTNVIRLLPPLCLTIAEADEFIQRLKKVL from the coding sequence ATGAAACTATTTGATGTGTATCCTTTGTTCGATATCAATATCGTAAAAGGAAAAGGATGTAAGGTATGGGATGATAAAGGAAATGAATATCTTGACCTTTATGGCGGACATGCTGTAATTTCTATTGGGCATTCTCATCCTCATTATGTGGAAATGATTCAGCAGCAGGTTGCTGAACTGGGCTTCTACTCTAATTCTGTGGTTAACAAATTGCAGCAGCAGATTGCTGAGCGTGTTGGCGCAATCTCAGAATATGAAGATTATTCTTTCTTCATGATAAACTCTGGTGCCGAAGCAAATGAGAATGCTTTAAAACTGGCATCTTTCCACAATGGAAGAAAGCGTGTGGTCTCTTTCTCAAAGAGTTTCCATGGTCGTACTTCAGCTGCAGTACGCACTACCGACAATCCTAAAATTGTGGCACCTATCAATGAGGGTATTGATGTTACTTTCCTTGCTCTTAACGACATTGACGGAGTACGTTCTGAACTTGAGAAAAAAGATGTTTGCGCGGTTATCATCGAAGGAATTCAGGGAATAGGTGGTATCAAAGTTCCTGATAACAGTTTTATGCAGGAATTGCGTAAACTGTGTACTGAAACCGGTACAATTCTTATTCTTGACGAGATTCAGTCGGGTTACGGTCGTAGCGGAAAATTCTTTGCTCATCAGTTTGCAGGAATCCGTCCTGATATCATTACCGTAGCTAAAGGCATTGGTAATGGATTCCCTATGGGTGGGGTTCTAATCAGTCCCATTTTTACTCCGGTATATGGAATGCTTGGAACTACATTTGGTGGTAATCACTTGTCTTGCGCTGCTGCTCTTGCTGTTCTTGATGTGATTGAGAACGAGAATCTGATGGAGAATGCAGCTAAGGTTGGCGCTCATCTCATGAAAGAACTGAAACAGTTCCCTCAAATTAAAGAGGTTCGTGGAGAGGGTTTAATGATTGGACTTGAGTTTGCCGAACCAATAAAAGAACTCCGCAGTCGTCTGCTTTTTGAACAGAAAGTATTTACAGGAGTCAGTGGTACAAACGTTATCCGACTTCTTCCTCCGCTTTGTCTGACCATAGCCGAAGCAGATGAATTTATTCAAAGATTGAAGAAAGTACTGTAA
- a CDS encoding DUF2007-related protein has protein sequence MDRDDKIPLVEVFSGTPWEAELVRGLLESSGVQAALKNDNMVNFTSSTSFSFGGGMKVLVFAYDFEVASEILATRGDTE, from the coding sequence ATGGATAGAGATGATAAGATTCCTTTAGTAGAAGTTTTCTCGGGAACCCCTTGGGAGGCCGAATTAGTGAGAGGACTATTGGAAAGTTCTGGTGTCCAGGCTGCATTAAAGAATGATAACATGGTAAACTTTACATCATCAACATCATTTAGCTTTGGGGGTGGAATGAAAGTCCTTGTATTTGCATATGATTTTGAAGTTGCCAGTGAGATACTTGCTACAAGGGGAGATACAGAGTAG
- a CDS encoding DUF2007-related protein, translated as MNVEDNTPLVEVFTGTPWEAELVKGLLESAGIEAALKDDNLGCIAPSMSVNFGPGGVKVIVVPEDYEVAIQLVEARESKE; from the coding sequence ATGAATGTAGAAGATAACACTCCTCTAGTAGAGGTTTTTACGGGAACGCCCTGGGAGGCTGAATTAGTGAAGGGTTTGTTGGAAAGTGCAGGTATTGAGGCTGCATTGAAGGATGATAATCTGGGATGTATAGCACCATCGATGTCTGTAAATTTTGGTCCTGGTGGTGTGAAGGTCATTGTAGTTCCGGAAGATTATGAGGTCGCTATTCAATTGGTAGAAGCCCGCGAAAGTAAAGAGTAA